Proteins from a genomic interval of Chitinophagales bacterium:
- the cysC gene encoding adenylyl-sulfate kinase, with the protein MKKNENIHPIFDQLLQRSDKENLLKQKAIVLWMTGLSGSGKSTIAQGLEQLLHQKGYLTKVLDGDNIRMGINNNLGFSEEDRTENIRRIGEVAKLFLECGVITICSFVSPTKAIRQQAKDIVGSTDFLEVYINAPLAVCEERDVKGLYKKARAGQIKNFTGIDAPFEAPENGLEIRTDQTTIEEAVTQVFDYIQDKISING; encoded by the coding sequence ATGAAAAAAAACGAGAACATTCACCCAATATTCGATCAACTGCTTCAACGCAGTGATAAAGAAAATCTATTGAAGCAAAAAGCAATAGTGCTGTGGATGACAGGACTTTCGGGTTCTGGTAAAAGTACGATTGCTCAAGGTTTAGAGCAGCTTTTGCACCAAAAAGGCTATTTGACCAAAGTACTGGATGGCGACAATATTCGCATGGGTATCAACAACAATTTGGGGTTTTCGGAGGAAGACAGAACCGAAAATATTCGCCGAATTGGGGAGGTTGCGAAGTTGTTTTTGGAGTGTGGGGTCATTACGATTTGCAGTTTTGTAAGCCCTACCAAAGCGATTCGTCAACAGGCAAAAGACATTGTTGGATCAACCGATTTTTTGGAGGTTTACATCAATGCTCCTTTGGCAGTCTGTGAGGAAAGAGATGTCAAAGGGCTTTACAAAAAAGCAAGAGCAGGGCAAATTAAAAACTTCACAGGAATTGATGCCCCATTTGAAGCCCCCGAAAACGGGCTCGAAATAAGAACAGACCAAACAACCATTGAAGAAGCGGTTACGCAAGTTTTTGATTACATTCAAGATAAAATATCTATTAATGGTTGA
- a CDS encoding GTP-binding protein produces MNSKGYLDMDLLRFSTAGSVDDGKSTLIGRLLYDSKSIFEDQMEAVAQASQRRGEEGVNLALLTDGLKAEREQGITIDVAYRYFSTPKRKFIIADTPGHIQYTRNMVTGASTSHLAIVLVDARKGMIEQSRRHLFIASLLRIPHIVVCINKMDLVDFEQGKFEEIKEQFEDFTSKLQTSDVSYLPISALLGDNVVTRSKNMPWYEGPTLMYLLENVHISSDWNRIDVRFPVQYVIRPNTDDFHDYRGYAGRVAGGVLKPGDEVMVLPSGFTSTITSIDTLDGSIEEAYAPMSVAIQIADDIDISRGDMIIRPNNIPKVGQDIELMICWLGRQKLTLNGKYAVKHTTRDVRCIVKDIRYKLNINNLHRMEEIKDIGMNDIARIQIRTTKPLFYDTYRRNRMTGSLILIDEGTNETVAAGMII; encoded by the coding sequence ATGAATTCCAAAGGATACTTAGATATGGACTTGCTGCGGTTCAGCACAGCAGGCAGCGTAGATGACGGAAAAAGTACACTGATTGGGCGATTGCTCTATGATAGCAAATCCATCTTTGAAGACCAAATGGAAGCCGTTGCCCAAGCAAGTCAAAGACGTGGAGAAGAAGGGGTAAATTTGGCATTGTTAACTGACGGATTGAAGGCAGAACGGGAACAAGGGATTACCATTGATGTCGCCTATCGCTATTTTTCTACACCAAAGCGAAAATTCATCATTGCCGATACGCCTGGTCACATTCAATATACCCGAAATATGGTGACAGGTGCTTCTACCTCTCATTTGGCAATCGTGTTGGTGGATGCTCGAAAAGGCATGATTGAGCAAAGCCGCCGCCATCTGTTTATTGCTTCTTTGTTGCGAATCCCACACATTGTAGTGTGTATCAACAAAATGGATTTAGTGGATTTTGAGCAAGGGAAATTTGAAGAAATCAAAGAACAGTTTGAAGACTTTACCTCTAAGTTGCAAACTTCTGATGTAAGCTACTTACCCATTAGTGCTTTATTGGGAGACAATGTGGTAACACGCTCCAAAAATATGCCGTGGTACGAGGGTCCTACCTTGATGTATTTGCTGGAGAATGTGCATATTTCGAGTGACTGGAATCGGATAGATGTTCGTTTCCCAGTGCAGTATGTGATTCGCCCCAATACTGACGATTTTCACGATTACCGAGGATATGCAGGACGAGTTGCAGGAGGCGTATTGAAGCCAGGTGATGAGGTGATGGTTTTGCCTTCGGGTTTCACCTCTACCATTACCTCGATTGATACACTTGACGGCTCGATAGAGGAAGCCTATGCGCCCATGTCTGTGGCTATTCAGATTGCAGACGATATAGATATTAGCCGTGGCGATATGATTATTCGCCCCAACAATATTCCGAAAGTGGGGCAGGATATAGAACTGATGATTTGTTGGTTGGGCCGACAAAAATTGACGCTAAACGGTAAATATGCCGTCAAACACACCACAAGAGATGTCCGATGTATTGTAAAAGATATTCGCTACAAATTAAATATCAATAACTTGCACCGAATGGAAGAAATCAAAGACATTGGCATGAACGATATTGCCCGCATCCAAATTCGCACCACCAAACCACTTTTCTACGATACGTATCGCCGAAATCGCATGACAGGTAGTTTGATTTTAATTGATGAAGGTACGAATGAAACCGTAGCTGCGGGGATGATTATTTGA
- the cysD gene encoding sulfate adenylyltransferase subunit CysD, producing the protein MISYNLSHLKELEAEGIYVIREVAAQFENPVLMFSGGKDSITMLHLARKAFYPAKLPFPLLHVDTGHNFPETIAFRDELIEKLGLRLIVGHVQDSINEGTAVEEKGVNASRIRLQTTTLLEALEKHQFDAALGGARRDEEKARAKERFFSHRDDFGQWDPKNQRPELWNIFNGRKRMGEHFRVFPLSNWTEMDIWQYILHENIDIPSLYFSHTRSCVVRNGIILYKSDVLPEIEGEEVKDMRVRFRTIGDMTSTGASLSDADTLEKIIDEVAATRMTERGGRADDKRSETSMEDRKKEGYF; encoded by the coding sequence ATGATTTCCTATAATTTAAGTCACTTAAAAGAATTAGAAGCAGAAGGGATTTATGTCATTCGAGAAGTAGCAGCACAGTTTGAGAATCCTGTATTGATGTTTTCAGGCGGTAAAGATTCGATTACGATGCTACACCTCGCTCGCAAAGCCTTCTATCCTGCAAAATTACCTTTCCCTTTATTACACGTTGATACAGGACACAATTTTCCTGAAACCATTGCTTTTCGAGATGAATTAATCGAAAAATTGGGACTGAGGTTAATCGTTGGTCACGTACAAGACTCGATTAATGAAGGAACAGCAGTAGAGGAAAAAGGGGTGAATGCCAGCCGTATTCGCCTGCAAACCACAACTTTACTGGAAGCACTCGAAAAACACCAGTTTGATGCAGCTTTGGGCGGTGCAAGACGTGACGAGGAAAAAGCAAGAGCAAAAGAGCGTTTTTTCTCTCACCGAGATGATTTTGGACAATGGGACCCCAAAAATCAACGCCCTGAACTCTGGAATATTTTCAATGGCAGAAAACGTATGGGCGAACATTTCCGTGTGTTTCCGTTAAGCAACTGGACAGAAATGGATATTTGGCAGTACATTCTCCACGAAAACATTGACATTCCTTCTTTGTACTTTTCGCATACCCGTTCTTGTGTGGTCAGAAATGGCATTATCCTCTACAAATCAGATGTTTTGCCTGAAATTGAAGGAGAAGAAGTGAAGGATATGAGGGTGCGTTTTAGAACAATTGGCGATATGACGAGTACAGGTGCAAGTCTTTCGGATGCAGATACATTGGAGAAAATCATTGACGAAGTAGCTGCTACCCGTATGACTGAACGTGGTGGACGTGCAGACGATAAACGCTCGGAAACTTCAATGGAGGATAGGAAGAAAGAAGGGTATTTTTAG
- a CDS encoding T9SS type A sorting domain-containing protein produces the protein MKSKYTLLSISFLSLTAIIYYALTNPILQKEKPTQSIEELFAAGLANSLPDRPNARAEWELNRLKSPISGTIPSDMRGREQGFLKQLKAKQAAKTQKSSVEDLEWVARGPFNISGRTRAFAMDVTDENILFAGSVSGGLWRSTDQGLTWTQIDIGNAPPNVSCIIQDPREGQEHVWYFGTGEGAGQSPSDGGAFYTGNGLYKSQDNGMTWQSVESTASESPQVFEDYWDITWRIVVNPMNGDILVATFGGIYRSTDGGATWRSEIGHNVGNAPDAEIAMTTTGVAYATLHQNDGDRGIWRSEDGDNWTRITPANFPTNYSRIAIGINPSNENEVYFLAADTDGFGHQGFNFRNDAEWSSLWKYTYISGNGTGIGAQWEDRSANLPIGPHPFDDFISQNGYDLYVRVKPDDPNVVFIGGTNIYRSNDAFTSPDNTTFVAGYKEDTELPLFELYKGHHPDQHEMFFLPSNPNIAFTGSDGGLHRTDDVMAETVVWNSLNNGYLATQFYTVAFPRHNTSPILIGGLQDNGTHFTPSADPEYPWKISFNYDGSFCAIPDNEDVYYMATNGGMIVKLTVDEVGNMTSYSRIDPIGADRDNYLFINPFTMDLANNDILYMPEGSFLWRNDALSSLPLFDPSLNVFFPTNVGWTKFSDDLVDENLIITALATSTENPAHRLYIGTNQRNVYRLDDANTGNPAMVNITGANFPNAAGYASCIAVDPRDADKVFVVFSNYEIYSLYYSINGGTSWTTVAGNLEENNNGSGSGPSLRWLSILPVDGQADSTAYFLGTSVGLFHTSEINGVATQWDFVEGVGNVVIEMVESRELDNMVAVATHGNGMFTANTPKGGVNIEETPFEALANLQTYPNPTSDFLTIQFELQQSALTKLAIYDLAGKKLQTVVNETLQLGKHQQRVEVGDLPAGMYVCRLKVGGEMVSKTFVVK, from the coding sequence ATGAAATCAAAATATACACTTCTCAGTATTTCATTCCTTTCCCTAACTGCAATCATTTATTACGCCCTCACAAACCCCATTCTTCAAAAAGAAAAACCTACACAAAGCATTGAAGAATTGTTTGCAGCAGGTTTGGCAAACAGCCTACCCGACCGCCCAAATGCACGGGCAGAATGGGAATTGAATCGTTTGAAAAGCCCTATTTCTGGTACAATTCCCTCAGATATGCGGGGGAGAGAACAAGGTTTTTTGAAGCAATTGAAGGCGAAACAAGCTGCAAAAACACAAAAAAGCTCCGTAGAAGATTTGGAGTGGGTGGCGAGAGGGCCCTTCAATATCAGTGGACGCACAAGGGCCTTTGCGATGGATGTGACTGATGAAAACATTCTTTTTGCAGGAAGCGTATCGGGAGGACTTTGGCGCAGTACCGACCAAGGTTTGACATGGACACAGATAGACATTGGCAACGCACCGCCCAATGTAAGCTGCATTATTCAGGACCCACGAGAAGGACAAGAACATGTATGGTATTTTGGCACTGGAGAAGGAGCAGGACAATCCCCTTCTGATGGAGGTGCATTTTATACAGGCAATGGTTTGTATAAATCTCAAGATAACGGAATGACTTGGCAATCAGTGGAATCAACAGCGAGCGAATCTCCCCAGGTTTTTGAAGACTACTGGGACATTACTTGGCGAATTGTCGTCAATCCCATGAATGGAGACATATTGGTCGCCACTTTTGGTGGTATCTATCGCAGTACAGATGGTGGCGCAACTTGGCGCAGTGAAATCGGACACAATGTAGGCAATGCGCCTGATGCAGAAATTGCCATGACCACAACAGGTGTTGCCTATGCTACGTTGCATCAAAACGACGGCGACCGTGGGATTTGGCGGTCAGAAGATGGCGACAATTGGACGAGAATCACTCCAGCTAATTTCCCCACCAACTATTCACGAATCGCCATTGGTATCAACCCCTCCAATGAAAACGAAGTGTATTTTTTGGCAGCCGATACCGATGGATTTGGGCATCAAGGCTTCAACTTTCGCAACGATGCAGAGTGGAGTAGTTTGTGGAAATATACCTATATCAGCGGCAATGGAACAGGAATCGGTGCACAATGGGAAGACCGTTCTGCCAATTTGCCGATTGGCCCGCATCCTTTCGATGATTTCATTTCTCAAAATGGCTATGACTTATATGTGCGGGTGAAACCAGACGATCCAAATGTTGTGTTCATTGGAGGAACCAACATTTACCGCTCCAATGATGCCTTCACTTCGCCCGACAATACAACTTTCGTGGCAGGCTACAAAGAAGATACCGAACTGCCTCTCTTTGAACTCTACAAAGGACACCATCCAGACCAACACGAAATGTTTTTCTTGCCCTCTAATCCCAACATTGCTTTCACGGGTTCAGATGGAGGCCTTCACCGCACTGATGATGTGATGGCAGAAACCGTGGTGTGGAATTCATTGAACAATGGTTATTTAGCAACCCAATTTTATACGGTAGCTTTTCCTCGACACAACACTAGCCCGATTTTGATTGGAGGTTTGCAGGATAATGGAACACACTTTACACCCAGCGCAGACCCCGAATATCCTTGGAAGATTTCCTTCAATTATGACGGTAGTTTTTGTGCCATTCCAGACAATGAGGATGTCTATTATATGGCAACGAATGGTGGTATGATTGTCAAATTGACGGTCGACGAAGTGGGGAATATGACAAGCTATTCACGCATTGACCCCATAGGCGCAGATAGAGATAATTATTTGTTCATCAACCCCTTCACAATGGACTTGGCCAACAATGATATTTTGTATATGCCAGAAGGCTCGTTTTTGTGGCGAAACGATGCCCTTTCAAGCCTTCCGCTTTTCGACCCTTCCTTGAACGTGTTTTTTCCGACAAACGTAGGGTGGACAAAATTTTCGGATGATTTGGTAGATGAAAATTTAATCATTACAGCACTTGCCACCAGTACAGAAAACCCTGCTCACCGATTGTATATTGGTACAAACCAGCGAAATGTCTATCGTTTGGATGATGCAAATACGGGTAATCCTGCAATGGTAAACATCACAGGTGCTAATTTTCCGAATGCAGCGGGTTATGCGAGTTGCATTGCAGTCGACCCAAGAGATGCAGACAAAGTATTTGTGGTTTTTTCCAACTATGAGATTTACAGTCTGTATTATTCCATCAATGGCGGCACAAGTTGGACAACCGTAGCGGGCAATTTGGAGGAAAACAACAATGGTTCGGGCAGTGGGCCATCGCTTCGATGGTTGAGTATTTTGCCTGTTGACGGACAAGCAGATAGCACAGCCTACTTTTTAGGAACAAGTGTTGGCTTGTTTCATACTTCCGAAATCAATGGTGTGGCGACTCAATGGGATTTTGTGGAAGGGGTTGGCAATGTGGTGATTGAAATGGTGGAAAGCCGAGAATTGGACAACATGGTGGCAGTTGCTACGCACGGCAATGGAATGTTTACCGCCAATACGCCCAAAGGTGGGGTGAACATTGAAGAAACGCCTTTTGAAGCCTTGGCCAACCTTCAAACCTATCCAAATCCTACCAGTGATTTCCTAACTATCCAGTTTGAACTGCAACAATCGGCTCTGACCAAATTGGCGATTTACGACCTTGCGGGTAAAAAACTGCAAACGGTTGTGAATGAGACGCTACAATTGGGCAAGCATCAGCAAAGAGTTGAAGTGGGTGACTTGCCTGCGGGAATGTATGTTTGTCGATTGAAGGTTGGAGGAGAGATGGTTTCAAAGACTTTTGTGGTCAAGTAG
- a CDS encoding M1 family metallopeptidase, producing MKHLQYITLLLFSAIWLNAQTPTFDPPLSPRIANYDIDVTLDTETKMLHGIEKLTWKNTSKDTIRELQMHTYLNAFKNTASTFMVEAGGNVLGNNIKDVKEEYWGWVDVPSFLMGDSLELAPKMDYIQLDDGNKNDQTVLRIPLPYPILPDSTIEATLKFEAKLPKIMARVGYCKDGYLLAVQWFPKFGVYEPTGMRYATEGKWNCHQFHARSEFYADFGVYDVKITTPQDLVVGASGVLQEEKMNDDGTRTVYYRAEDVIDFAWTASPCFTETSETWEGVDIRLMLQPEHLINKDRFLKAAKAAITYMNDNVGLYPYPNLTIVCPPVEGLRSSAMEYPTLITVPSVYGLPEGIRTPEILTVHEYVHQYFMQMVASHEAEEAWLDEGLVSYYESRIMDATYGDKTSVVNLFGYRSGDLEMSRARYLNMDNPKISKTAVKPWQFPPVDEVKELSYSKPVTWLQTLEGMVGEQTMTEIMKTYFNRWKFRHPSGKDFIAVVNEIVCENHPNDFPNGMDWFFEQVLYGSDMCDYKVAAIHNNLVKPPIGLFDSENGQKNYFDEADQQQMLQNEPLQYYSTVNLYRLGEIRLPTEILVRFDDGSEILEQWDGEARFHQLTYTSPKQIISAHIDPKYKTAMDANYLNNSLTLQQDTSPLLKWSTKALFWMQNIMQLLVSLV from the coding sequence ATGAAACACCTCCAATATATAACCCTACTCCTATTTTCTGCCATTTGGCTCAATGCCCAAACACCAACTTTTGACCCTCCATTGAGTCCACGCATTGCCAACTACGACATAGACGTTACACTCGATACCGAAACCAAAATGCTACACGGTATCGAAAAACTCACTTGGAAAAATACCTCTAAGGATACAATTAGAGAACTGCAAATGCACACCTATCTCAATGCCTTCAAAAATACAGCTTCCACTTTTATGGTTGAAGCAGGCGGCAATGTACTGGGAAACAACATCAAAGATGTGAAAGAAGAATACTGGGGATGGGTGGACGTACCCTCTTTTTTGATGGGTGACAGCCTCGAACTTGCTCCCAAAATGGACTACATACAACTCGATGATGGGAACAAAAACGACCAAACCGTTTTGCGGATTCCCCTACCCTATCCCATTTTGCCCGACAGCACCATTGAAGCGACCTTGAAGTTTGAAGCCAAGCTGCCAAAAATCATGGCACGAGTGGGTTATTGCAAAGACGGCTATTTGTTGGCAGTTCAGTGGTTTCCAAAATTTGGCGTGTATGAACCCACAGGGATGCGCTATGCCACAGAAGGAAAATGGAATTGTCATCAATTTCACGCACGGTCTGAATTTTACGCCGATTTTGGAGTCTATGATGTCAAGATTACCACACCACAAGATCTGGTGGTAGGGGCATCAGGTGTTTTGCAGGAAGAAAAAATGAATGATGATGGCACTCGAACTGTCTATTACCGAGCCGAAGATGTGATAGATTTTGCATGGACAGCCTCCCCCTGTTTCACCGAAACGAGCGAAACATGGGAAGGTGTCGACATTCGCTTAATGCTTCAACCCGAACACCTTATCAACAAAGACCGCTTTTTGAAAGCTGCAAAAGCGGCAATTACCTACATGAATGACAACGTAGGATTGTACCCCTATCCCAATCTCACCATCGTTTGCCCACCTGTTGAAGGTTTGCGTTCTTCTGCAATGGAATACCCCACCTTGATTACCGTTCCTTCGGTTTACGGTTTACCCGAAGGCATCCGCACCCCCGAAATTTTGACCGTACATGAATATGTTCATCAATATTTTATGCAGATGGTGGCATCACACGAAGCAGAAGAAGCATGGTTGGATGAAGGTTTGGTATCGTACTACGAAAGCCGAATCATGGATGCAACTTACGGTGACAAAACCTCTGTGGTAAACCTATTTGGCTATCGAAGTGGCGACTTGGAAATGAGCCGAGCGAGGTATCTAAACATGGACAATCCAAAAATCTCGAAAACAGCAGTCAAACCGTGGCAGTTTCCGCCTGTGGATGAAGTGAAAGAATTGAGCTACTCCAAACCCGTCACTTGGCTGCAAACATTAGAGGGAATGGTGGGAGAACAGACGATGACTGAAATCATGAAAACCTACTTCAACCGTTGGAAATTTAGACATCCATCCGGAAAAGATTTTATTGCAGTAGTCAATGAAATTGTGTGTGAAAACCATCCCAACGATTTTCCGAATGGCATGGATTGGTTTTTCGAGCAGGTATTGTACGGTTCCGATATGTGTGATTACAAAGTAGCTGCAATCCATAATAATTTGGTCAAACCTCCAATTGGTTTGTTTGATAGCGAAAATGGCCAGAAAAACTACTTCGATGAAGCCGACCAACAACAAATGCTACAAAATGAACCTCTTCAATATTATAGCACAGTCAATTTGTACCGTTTGGGAGAGATTCGCCTTCCTACCGAAATTTTGGTGCGCTTTGACGATGGCAGCGAAATTTTGGAGCAGTGGGATGGAGAAGCCCGTTTTCACCAACTCACTTACACCAGTCCAAAGCAAATCATATCCGCACATATTGACCCCAAATACAAGACTGCAATGGATGCGAACTACCTCAACAATAGTCTAACTTTGCAGCAAGATACCTCTCCCCTATTGAAATGGTCAACTAAGGCATTATTTTGGATGCAAAATATCATGCAACTTTTGGTGAGTTTGGTATAA